Sequence from the Microbacterium sp. AZCO genome:
GATGACGGGCTGGACGATGATCGTCGGCCAGGTCATCACGGTCGCGGTCGCCGCCATCGCCGTGCAGGCCGTGCTCCCCGCCATCTGGGACGGCTTCCAGATCGTCGGTGGCCCGGGCGCAGACCCCTCGATCGCCTCGCCCACCGGTGCGGCGAACGCGATCGTGCTCGGCCTCATCATGCTCGCGATCACCACGACGGTGAACATCCTGAGCGTGCGCCTCATGGCGCGCATCACGTCGTTCGGGGTGCTCGTCGAGATCTTCGGCGCCATCGTGCTCATCGTGATCCTCTTCCTGCTGCCGCAGCGCGACGCGTCGGTGCTGTTCACCACGACGGGTCGCGTCGGAACGGACCCGTACCTGTTCGCCTGGCTCGCCTCGTCGCTCATGGCGGCCTACGTCCTGGTCGGCTTCGACTCGGCCAGTGAGCTGGCGGAGGAGACGCACAGCCCGCGCCGCACCACGCCGCGCACGATCCTGCGCGCGGTGACGTTCTCCGGCCTGGGGGGCGCCCTCCTCATCGTGGGCGCGATCCTGGCCGCGCCCAGCCTGACCGACGGCCAGCTGTCGACCTACGGACTCTCGTACGTCATCACTGCTGTCCTCGGCGACGCCGGCGGCCGGCTCATGCTCTGCACCGTCGCGGTTGCCGTCTTCGCCTGCACGCTCGCCGTGCAGACGGCGGGTGCGCGCATGATGTACTCGATGTCGCGCGAACGCGCCTTCCCGTTCCACCGGTCCATCGGCCGGGTGTCGCCCCGTACCGGCACGCCGATCACGGCCTCACTCGTCGTGGGCCTCGGCGCCGCGATCGCCCTCGTGATCAACCTGGGCCAGCCGGCCCTCTTCACGGCGCTCTCGAGCATCGGCATCGCGCTGATCTACATCGCGTACCTCGGTGTCACGGCGCCGCTGCTGATCGCCCGCATGCGCCACCGCCGCACGGGAGGACTCCCCACGGGCGTCGACGAGGACGGCAAGCCCCTCTTCACGCTCGGCCGCTGGGGGCTGCTCGTGAACGGCGTGGCGGTCACTTTCCAAATCGCGATGATCATCAACCTCGTGTGGCCCCGACCCGAGATCTACGACCTCGAGGGCAACTCGCCGCTCCTCCAGTGGAGCGCCCTCATCACGATCGGGGTGACCTTCGCCGCCGGCGCGGCCTATCTCCTCTGGAACCGTCGCGTGCGAGGCGCGATCGTCCTCGCTCCCATCCCGATCACCGCCGAGACGCCCGTCCAGGCGCCGGCTCGGCCCGAGGTCGGCTGACACGGTCTCCCGCGAGTCGCGGCGGGGGTGCATGGCGCCTCCGCCGCTTCTCGCGCTCGGAGCCTCAGACGGTCCGCACGGCGAGCTTGCGACTCGACAAGCGTGCGCGCGGTGCGGTGCGGTGCGCCAGCGCGGGGACGAAGGAGATCGACACGGTTCGGTTGGCGAGGCCGCGTCATTGAACACGGTCCCGCCGATTGTCAGGAGTGCCCCGCGGTGCTCGAGTCGTCCTCCGGCAGGAGTGACCAAGTGGACGGCTCTGAATCAGTCGTTCGCTGCAAGATGACGTACTCGGTCTCGGGATGCTCCGCAATGAAGCGCTGCGCGTCCTTGAGCGGCATCGTCTCTTCGGGCACCACGTCGCCGTTCTTCTCAGACCAGTCGTTCCTGAACTGCACGCGGTACTCGATCACACGAGGAGGGTACCCGGTCACGTCTGTCGTGCGGCGACGGCACTTTCTGCGCCTGCTCGCTCGCCGAACAGCGGTCGTCGATCGGGCGACCCTGGGGTGCTGAATGGATCGTTGTGGCTTCGCCGGGGCGTCAGTCTGAATCGGCGCATATCGCCGGCGATGAACAGTCTTTAGTCTGCAGATATGGATGAGACGCCGATCCCTCGGCCCACCCGTTGGTACCTGCTCGTCGTCTGGACGGCTGCTGTTGCAGTGGGCGTCCTCGTCGGCATCGGCGTGGTGTTCCTGACGCAAGCAGTCTGGGTCGGCCTCGCACTGGGCGGGGCTTCAGCAGCGGTCGTAGGCATCTCGTCCGTTCTGGCCGCTCGTCGGTCTGCTCACGGGACATTCGAGTCCGCCCCACCCTGGACGGGTGACGCCGGCATCCGCAATCACAGCGGCGGACCCATCTGAGGGGTCGTCTTCATGGTCGCGGCAGTCGTGATGACGGTGGTGGGGGTGGCCACGGCCACGCTGCCGAGAACCTGCGGCGCGCCCCGTCAGGCAGTAGGCGGGCGCGCCCCATTCTGCGAATGCGCCGCGTGCAACGGAACGTGGGAGCTGCGTCGTGCTCCTCAGACCTGCCGGCAAAGGCGCATGAGGAGGGGCACTTTCAACGCGCGGCGAGCGTTCGGCCACCGCGCTCACACCTCCGTCCCGATGACAGCGTCCGGCGTGACGCGGAGCACGGACTCGGTGTCGAGGACATCCCAGCCGGACTGGTCGACCCCCGTCGTCGCCACGACCCGCGCCCCCGTCAGCGTGACGCTCGTGCGGAGGACGTTGTAGTCGTCGTCGTGGCCCGGCGGGAGGTTGCTCATGTCGGCGCCGCGGCGGGCGAATGCCGCGAGCGGAACGGGCGCCGAGCCTGCGGCGTGGACGACGAACAGACCGGCGGGCGTGAGCAGCATGGCGTTGAGACACGCCACGGGGAAGGCATCTCGCACCAGGCGGACGCCGTGCGCGAGCTCGGTGGCCGTGGTGAGCGAGCCCCCTCCCGTCGCGCCGCGGACGACCGCGAAGTACGCCTCGCTATCGGTCGTGCCGGTGAGCCCGGACCTCGCCTCCTCGGTCAGGAGTGCGAGGGCATCCTCGCGCGGCGCGAGCAATCCGTTGTGCTGGAAGGCCGTCCCGTTGCGCAGGAACGGCTGCGCGTTCTCGGGTGAGGCCGGCGCACCCCCGCTCGCGAACCGCAGGTAGACGATCCGCGCCGCCGACGGCCGGGACAGCGTGGTCTCCCATTCATCGGAATGCCCGGCGGCGTCGCGCCCTCCCGCGGTCATGACGTCTCGCGACGCAGGGTCGAGCCATGCCGTGCCCCAGCCGTCGGCGTGCAGGCGTGACAGCGCACGGAACTGTGCCAGGACGTCGGCGCCCACGGCTGCGGCCGTGGGAAGGGGTGTGCGGGCGGCAAAGGCGAGCATTCGCGACATCGTATGAACTCCTGAGTACAGTCGCGGTCAATATGGATCCACATATGATACTTTTGGATCCTGTTCGAGAGACGTGGAGTCCCATGACATCGGTGCCCGCGGCAGACGCCGCACGAGAAATCGCGGTCCTCCCGCAGGACGGCTCCGCGATCGATGTGGCGCGCGAGCGCGAGCTCACGCGCGGCGCCGGGTTGTCGCACCACTTCAATGCGGCAGGGTCCGCGCTTCCGACGACCGCGGTCGTCTCGGCGGTCGTCGCGCACCTGCGGCTCGAGGAGCGCGTGGGCGGCTACGAAGCCGCGGCGCAGATGAAGGAGGATGTGGAAGCGGTCTACCGGTCGGCCGGCACGCTCCTCGGCTGCGCCGCAGACGAGATCGCGCTGTTCGACAGCGCCTCGACCGGTCTCCGCGTCCTCCTCGACGCCCTCCGGCCCATGCCCGGGTCGCGCATCATCGCCTCCCGCAGCACCTATGTGAGCCACGCGCTCCACCTCATGACGCTGCAGAACGAGCACGACGTCGACGTCGTGCTCGCCCCCGTGGACGATGGTCGGCGCGTCGACCTGGAGGCCCTCGAGTCGCTCCTCGCCGACGGGCGTCCCACGATCCTGACCATCGCCCACGTACCCACATCGTCGGGGCTCGTCGAGCCGGTCGCCGCCATCGGACGCCTGGCGCGGAAGTACGACGCGGTGTACCTGCTCGACGCGACGCAGTCCGTCGGGCACCTCGACATCGACGTCGCCGCGATCGGGTGCCATGTGCTCGTGACGACCGGCCGCAAGTTCCTTCGTGCGCCCCGGGGCACGGCGCTCGCGTACGTCGAGCGACACTGCGCGGCGATGCTCGTCCCGACCGCGCCCGACGTCCGGGGCTCGCGGTGGCTCGGCGAGCGCGACTGGGACGTCACCGCCACGGCGCGGCGGTTCGAGACCTGGGAGGCGGGCATCGCCGGCCGGCTCGGCCTCGGCGTCGCCCTCGACGAAGCGCAGCGCCGCGGCATCCCCGAGACGGCCGCATGGCTGACGTCGACAGGAGCTCACGTCCGGGAGTCGCTGCGCGGCATCCCCGGCGTGACGATCGCCGATCCCGAAGGCGCCGATTCGGCGATCGTGACATTCCTCGTGGACGGGCTGACGGCCGCACAGACCGCCGCACGCCTCGCCGACCGTCGGATCCGGGTGGTCTCGGTGCCGGCGACCCACGGCCAGTGGGATCTGGGGGATCGTGCGATAACGTCCGTCGTGCGTGCCTCCCTGCACGTGTACAACGACGACGGCGACATTGCGAAGCTCCTCGAAGGCGTCGCGGATGCCGCCCGAGAAGGAGCCCGCACATGAGCTCCCTCGACGCGGACGTCCTCGTCCTCGGCCTGGGCGTCCACGGCAGCGCGACCGCCGCGAGTCTCGCGCGACGCGGCGTCGACGTGCTCGCGGTCGACCGATTCACGCCGGGACATGCGCGGGGCTCCTCGCACGGTCGCACACGCATGATCCGCCGCGCCTACCCCAACCCGGTGTGGAACGACTTCGTCGCGCGCGCCTTCGACGGGTGGGCCGAGCTCGAGCGCCAGACGGGCGAGACGCTCGTGCACCGCACGGGCGGTCTGTACGCGCACCACGGCCAGTCGCAGCTGCAGGGGCCGGACTGCGTCGTCGTCGACGACCGCGCGCGCATGGCCGAGCTCATGCCCGGCTTCGCGGTGCCCGAGGGCTACCGGGCCGTCCATGATCCGTCCGCCGGCGTCATCGAGGCATCCCGCGCGCTCACGGCGTTGCAGCGATCCGCGAGCGCGCACGGAGCTGAGCTGCGGTGGGGCGTGCGCGCCGAGGGGTGGGAGAGCATCCAGGGCGGCGTCCTCGTGCGCACCGACGCGGGCGACCTGCGCGCGCGAACGCTCGTGATCGCGGGCGGCAGCTGGATGGGAGCGCTGGTGCCCGAGCTCGCACCCCTGCTCGAGGTCTGGCGCATCCTGACCCTCACGGTCGCGGCCGGGCAGGCGGTGGGGCAGCCGCCGTCGCTCGGCGCGTTCTCGGTCGACCGCTCGGAGGGCCTCGTGTTCGGCATCCCGGATGCGGATGGCAACGGCGTCAAGCTCGGGGTGGACGCGGGCGCCGTGTGGGACCCCGAGACCCCCGTCGCCCCGCCGTCGGACGACGAGATCGCCACGCTGCAGGCCCTCCTCGCGGCATACGTGCCCGGCATCGACACGACGCCCGTCGAGGCCGCGGCATGCCTGTACACGATGACGGCCGACAAGCGCTTCGTCCTGGGACCGCTCGGGCGCGCGCCGGAGGTGATCGTCGCCTCCGCGTGCTCGGGGCACGGCTTCAAGTTCGGGCCCGCGGTCGGCGAGGCGCTCGCAGATCTGGCGACGGGCGTCGCACGCGACGACCTCGCGTTCATCTCGACATCCCGACGGGGGTTCTGATCATGACGATCGCGCTGGCCGCGCCGCATCCGGAAGCCGTCGCCGCGGGGGAGCGCGCCGTCGCCGCCGGCGGCAACGCCCTGGATGCCGCGCTCGCCGCGGCCGTGATGCTGACGGTCGTCTACCCGCACCAGTGCGCACTGGGCGGCGATCTCATCGCCCTCGTGCGGTCGCCGGAGGGCGCGACGACGGCCGTCGTCGCCGCCGGCACATCGCCTGCCGGCATCGCGGAGGCCGCCGCGGGCTGGACCGAGGTGCCCCGGCAGGGCGCGCACTCCGTCACGGTGCCGGGCATGGTCGCGGGCTGGCGCGCGATCGCCGCGCTCGGCGCGCGGTCGGGCCTCGTGTCGGCCTTCGCGGATGCCGCGGCCGTCGCCGACGCAGGCACCGAGGTCAGCGCGGGGCTCGGCCGTGCGCTGGTGTCGCGCGCCGAGGCCGTGCTCGCCGATGCCGGCATGCGCGCCGTGTTCGCCGCCTCCGGCACGCCTCTCCTCGAGGGGGAGATGCTGCGGCAGCCCGCCCTCGCGGACACCTTGCGCATGCTCGCCGACGATCCCGACGACTTCTACCGGGGCCGCATCGCGCGGTCGCTCGTGGCGACGCTGCGCGCCGCGGGCGGCACGCACACGGAGGACGACTTCGCGGGGTACGAGCCCGAGGTCGGGTCCTCCCTCACCCGCACGATCGGCGCGCAGACGTGGCACGTCGCTCCGCCGCCGTCGGTCGGCGCCGTCCTCATAGGCGTCGTCCGCGCGGCGTCAGACCCGGCATCCCCTTCCCCCGCGGGTGCGCGGCTGGTGGACGCCGCGATCCGCGGCGTGCAGGCGCGCGCGGCCGCGCTCGGCGATCCCCGCACGAGCGAGGTGGATCTCGACGTGCTCCTCGACCTCGCCGCCGCCGTGCCCGCTCCGGCATTCGCCGAGCCCCGCCCGCTCGGCGACACGGCGGCCGTCACGGCCCTCGACGACGAGGGTTGGGGCGTCACGATCGTCCAGAGCGTCTACCAGACCTTCGGTGCGGGCCTGCTCGACCCGGCGACCGGGATCGTGCTGCACAACCGGGGGAGCGCCTTCAGCGTCGACCCGGCCTCGCCCGCCGCGATCCGGCCGGGCGCCCGCCCGCCGCACACGCTGTGCCCCGCCATCGTCGACGCCCCCGACGCGACGGTCGTGGCGGGCTGCCAGGGCGGGCGCGCACAGGCGTGGATCCTCGCGCAGGTGCTCCCCGACGCGGTCGACGCGTCGTACGAGCTGCGGGGCATCCTGGCGCGTCCTCGCTGGGTGGTGGGCGACCGCGACCTCGGCCAGGACGTCCTGTCGCTCGTTGCCGAGCCCGGCGTCGCCGACGAGGTGCTCGCGCGCGCCGAGGAGCGGGGTCTCCCCGTCGTCCGGTTCACCGGCCCCGCCGATGAGGCCGGGCACGTGCAGCTCGTCCGGTGCGCGAGCGGCCTGCTGTCGAGCGCGAGCGACACCCGTGCGGACGGCGTCGGCACCCTCATCGGCACCGACAGAACCTCGACGGAAGAGAGCCGTGCATGACCATCACGTCGACCGATCAGAATCGACACGAACACCTCACAGCCACCACGGAGGGGGCAGCCATGCTCGCGCGCCACTGGTCCGATCCGCTCACCCCCGACGAGATCGCCGGGGTGGCCGCACTCGTGCGCACGGACCCCCGGATCGGCGCCCACCCCCGGTTCTGGGGCATCGCGGTGGAGGAGTCGCTCGCGCGCACGCTCGCGCCCGGTCAGGGACGCCCCGTGCGCCTCGTCGTGATGAACCCCGATGAGCACGCCGCGTGGGAGATCACGGCGTGGACCGCCGGCACCGACCGCGAGGCATCCCTCGGCTCCTGGTCGCCGGTCGACGCGAAGCGCCCCGGCGTCTCATCCGATGAGGCGCGCATGGTCGCGCAGGCCGCGCGGAACCACCCGCTCCTCAAAGAGGCGCTCGCCAAGCGCGGGATCACCGACACGTCGCTCGTCTGGGTCGACCCCGAGTCGATCACGGGCTTCGAGCCCGAGGGCTTCGAGGACCGCCGCCTCTCGTGGGGCTCGGTGTGGCACCGCGAGTCGGCGGACGACAACGGCTACGCGCGCCCCGTTGCGGGTCTCGTGCCGATCCTCGACCTCGAGACGCTCGACATCATTCAGCTCGAAGACCACGGCGTCATCCCCATGACGACGGAGGGCGGCAACTACCGCTCCGGCACGTGGGGGCCCGACCGCACCGTCGCGCCCCTCGAGATCACGCAGCCCGAGGGGCCCGGATTCGAGGTCGACGGGCACCGCGTGACGTGGCAGAACTGGTCGTTTCGGATCGGCTTCACGCACCGCGAGGGCCTCGTGCTGCACGACATCGAGTACCGCGACGGTGACGTCGTGCGGCCCGTGCTGCGGCGTGCGTCGATCAACGAGATGTACGTGCCGTATCTCGACTCCGACCCGACGGCGTATCGCAAGAACTTCTTCGACTGGGGCGAGTACGGCGCGGGTCCGCTGACCTCCTCGCTCGAGTTCGGCTGCGACTGCCTCGGCGAGATCCACTACTTCGACGCGCACTACCTCAACGGCTATGGCGAAGCCAAGACGATCACGAACGGCGTGTGCCTGCACGAGGAGGACCACTCGATCCTCTGGAAGCACGTCAACACGCGCACCGGCGAGGCGGACGTTCGCCGCTCCCGCCGGCTCGTCATCTCGTTCTTCGCGACCGTCGCGAACTACGACTACGGCTTCTACTGGTCGCTGCACCAGGACGGCAACATCGAGCTCGAGGTCAAGCTCACCGGCATCCTGTCCGTCTCGGGCATCGCCGACGACACGTCGCCCGCGTTCGGGCGCATGGTGAGCCCCAACGTGCAGGCGCCCACGCATCAGCACTACTTCGCCGTGCGCCTCGACACCGCCGTGGACGGCGCCAAGAACCGGCTCGTCGAGGTGCACGCCGAGATCGAGGACGACGACGAGCTCAACCCGTACGGCAACGCCGTGAAGATGGTGTCAGAGACGATCGCGTCCGAGAAGGATGCCGCGCGCATGGCCGATGCGTCGCGTGCCGTGCACTGGCGAA
This genomic interval carries:
- a CDS encoding gamma-glutamyltransferase, producing the protein MTIALAAPHPEAVAAGERAVAAGGNALDAALAAAVMLTVVYPHQCALGGDLIALVRSPEGATTAVVAAGTSPAGIAEAAAGWTEVPRQGAHSVTVPGMVAGWRAIAALGARSGLVSAFADAAAVADAGTEVSAGLGRALVSRAEAVLADAGMRAVFAASGTPLLEGEMLRQPALADTLRMLADDPDDFYRGRIARSLVATLRAAGGTHTEDDFAGYEPEVGSSLTRTIGAQTWHVAPPPSVGAVLIGVVRAASDPASPSPAGARLVDAAIRGVQARAAALGDPRTSEVDLDVLLDLAAAVPAPAFAEPRPLGDTAAVTALDDEGWGVTIVQSVYQTFGAGLLDPATGIVLHNRGSAFSVDPASPAAIRPGARPPHTLCPAIVDAPDATVVAGCQGGRAQAWILAQVLPDAVDASYELRGILARPRWVVGDRDLGQDVLSLVAEPGVADEVLARAEERGLPVVRFTGPADEAGHVQLVRCASGLLSSASDTRADGVGTLIGTDRTSTEESRA
- a CDS encoding amino acid permease, with product MALTARQSSSHPAGADTDHGYTQELHRGVGSFSSFAAGFSFVSILTTVFQLFALGFGLGGAAFFWTWPAVFAGQLLVALNFAQLSARWPISGAIFHWSSRLAGTVFGWMTGWTMIVGQVITVAVAAIAVQAVLPAIWDGFQIVGGPGADPSIASPTGAANAIVLGLIMLAITTTVNILSVRLMARITSFGVLVEIFGAIVLIVILFLLPQRDASVLFTTTGRVGTDPYLFAWLASSLMAAYVLVGFDSASELAEETHSPRRTTPRTILRAVTFSGLGGALLIVGAILAAPSLTDGQLSTYGLSYVITAVLGDAGGRLMLCTVAVAVFACTLAVQTAGARMMYSMSRERAFPFHRSIGRVSPRTGTPITASLVVGLGAAIALVINLGQPALFTALSSIGIALIYIAYLGVTAPLLIARMRHRRTGGLPTGVDEDGKPLFTLGRWGLLVNGVAVTFQIAMIINLVWPRPEIYDLEGNSPLLQWSALITIGVTFAAGAAYLLWNRRVRGAIVLAPIPITAETPVQAPARPEVG
- a CDS encoding class II glutamine amidotransferase, with amino-acid sequence MSRMLAFAARTPLPTAAAVGADVLAQFRALSRLHADGWGTAWLDPASRDVMTAGGRDAAGHSDEWETTLSRPSAARIVYLRFASGGAPASPENAQPFLRNGTAFQHNGLLAPREDALALLTEEARSGLTGTTDSEAYFAVVRGATGGGSLTTATELAHGVRLVRDAFPVACLNAMLLTPAGLFVVHAAGSAPVPLAAFARRGADMSNLPPGHDDDYNVLRTSVTLTGARVVATTGVDQSGWDVLDTESVLRVTPDAVIGTEV
- the solA gene encoding N-methyl-L-tryptophan oxidase, giving the protein MSSLDADVLVLGLGVHGSATAASLARRGVDVLAVDRFTPGHARGSSHGRTRMIRRAYPNPVWNDFVARAFDGWAELERQTGETLVHRTGGLYAHHGQSQLQGPDCVVVDDRARMAELMPGFAVPEGYRAVHDPSAGVIEASRALTALQRSASAHGAELRWGVRAEGWESIQGGVLVRTDAGDLRARTLVIAGGSWMGALVPELAPLLEVWRILTLTVAAGQAVGQPPSLGAFSVDRSEGLVFGIPDADGNGVKLGVDAGAVWDPETPVAPPSDDEIATLQALLAAYVPGIDTTPVEAAACLYTMTADKRFVLGPLGRAPEVIVASACSGHGFKFGPAVGEALADLATGVARDDLAFISTSRRGF
- a CDS encoding primary-amine oxidase — protein: MLARHWSDPLTPDEIAGVAALVRTDPRIGAHPRFWGIAVEESLARTLAPGQGRPVRLVVMNPDEHAAWEITAWTAGTDREASLGSWSPVDAKRPGVSSDEARMVAQAARNHPLLKEALAKRGITDTSLVWVDPESITGFEPEGFEDRRLSWGSVWHRESADDNGYARPVAGLVPILDLETLDIIQLEDHGVIPMTTEGGNYRSGTWGPDRTVAPLEITQPEGPGFEVDGHRVTWQNWSFRIGFTHREGLVLHDIEYRDGDVVRPVLRRASINEMYVPYLDSDPTAYRKNFFDWGEYGAGPLTSSLEFGCDCLGEIHYFDAHYLNGYGEAKTITNGVCLHEEDHSILWKHVNTRTGEADVRRSRRLVISFFATVANYDYGFYWSLHQDGNIELEVKLTGILSVSGIADDTSPAFGRMVSPNVQAPTHQHYFAVRLDTAVDGAKNRLVEVHAEIEDDDELNPYGNAVKMVSETIASEKDAARMADASRAVHWRIENTEKKNRFGESTAYRLTLPNTTRLFAKPGSVVARKAPFVAKHLWATAYDPAERFIAGEYPNQADLSAEGITAWQEADRPLDGAELVVWPVVGVHHYPKPEEWPIMPTHRIGLRLEPDGFFVRNPSLDVPPSESCHVPSPGGVAPARHDHGAHAGHDHGAHAGHDHGVHGGAGAHAGHDHTGHDHTGHDHDGHDRGHGGHENHGHAHH
- a CDS encoding aminotransferase class V-fold PLP-dependent enzyme, whose amino-acid sequence is MTSVPAADAAREIAVLPQDGSAIDVARERELTRGAGLSHHFNAAGSALPTTAVVSAVVAHLRLEERVGGYEAAAQMKEDVEAVYRSAGTLLGCAADEIALFDSASTGLRVLLDALRPMPGSRIIASRSTYVSHALHLMTLQNEHDVDVVLAPVDDGRRVDLEALESLLADGRPTILTIAHVPTSSGLVEPVAAIGRLARKYDAVYLLDATQSVGHLDIDVAAIGCHVLVTTGRKFLRAPRGTALAYVERHCAAMLVPTAPDVRGSRWLGERDWDVTATARRFETWEAGIAGRLGLGVALDEAQRRGIPETAAWLTSTGAHVRESLRGIPGVTIADPEGADSAIVTFLVDGLTAAQTAARLADRRIRVVSVPATHGQWDLGDRAITSVVRASLHVYNDDGDIAKLLEGVADAAREGART